The proteins below are encoded in one region of Drosophila santomea strain STO CAGO 1482 chromosome 2R, Prin_Dsan_1.1, whole genome shotgun sequence:
- the LOC120446905 gene encoding uncharacterized protein LOC120446905 isoform X2, whose amino-acid sequence MVSRRKILSRSRDDLNLDQTFAQQEEEEDIWFQKDKLYKEHIQEVLDKWTQIDDEIWAKVIVFERNRRVAKAYARAPVLTINGSDDGFDGMRIGLCGFDNPMRDQKTDEMKRVIGQGVKIKMDDAGNILIRRYAKSNVYVKSTASSPNEETSIGAEILKLPNQALESEKIVKLFDMKKFQSNVNRELRRAYPDRRRLETQCLSSVAFVKSENDVLECPIWVLIVNVVAMDMLKSKLPPVQRPIVDIKNRPRIPIPDEDPYSVAGNGSGGSSGSSGFGSGHQAQLHPQQQLGKHLNGNGGGHVAATREQLLLQTQQLAHKRSEKPPKLPPRDNIYSHDLIPKPDYDDIDLETRIKLSRGKSDKGKDNKKYDDPYYCGLRARVPNFVKSGKPIPAQVAKDQRDGNGNNIGNGGISTLSQKKTSMIHNHLGGMHPHHIQQQQQLMAAAAAAHAAQHHHAGHQREQQQHHQIWQTRSYESGIDSELVESPYNHIYGRHLPLPTRGYVPTPRMFIGEWD is encoded by the exons atggTGTCGCGTCGAAAAATTCTATCACGTTCCCGCGACGATCTTAATCTCGACCAGACGTTCGCCCaacaggaggaggaggaggatatCTGGTTCCAGAAGGATAAACTATACAAG GAGCACATCCAGGAAGTGCTGGACAAATGGACCCAAATCGACGACGAGATCTGGGCCAAAGTGATCGTCTTCGAGCGGAATCGGCGCGTGGCCAAGGCGTACGCACGCGCTCCAGTGCTGACCATTAATGGATCCGACGATGGCTTCGACGGCATGCG aatTGGACTGTGTGGCTTCGACAATCCGATGAGGGATCAGAAGACCGACGAGATGAAGCGCGTCATCGGACAG GGTGTAAAAATCAAAATGGATGACGCTGGGAACATCCTCATCCGGCGGTACGCCAAAAGCAATGTCTACGTGAAGAGTACCGCCAGCAGTCCCAACGAGGAGACCTCCATCGGTGCCGAGATCTTAAAGCTGCCCAATCAGGCGCTCGAATCCGAAAAAATAGTCAAG CTCTTCGACATGAAGAAGTTCCAGTCGAATGTGAATCGCGAACTGCGACGCGCCTATCCGGATCGCCGCCGTTTGGAGACGCAGTGCCTCTCCTCGGTAGCGTTTGTCAAGTCGGAGAACGACGTCTTGGAGTGCCCCATCTGGGTGCTCATCGTCAACGTGGTGGCCATGGATATGCTGAAGAGCAAGCTGCCGCCAG TGCAACGTCCCATTGTGGACATCAAGAACCGCCCGCGCATTCCGATACCCGACGAGGATCCCTACAGCGTCGCGGGCAACGGAAGTGGAGGAAGTTCCGGCAGCTCTGGTTTCGGCAGTGGCCACCAGGCGCAACTGCATCCACAGCAACAGCTGGGCAAGCACCTCAATGGCAACGGAGGAGGACATGTGGCCGCCACGcgggagcagctgctgctccagacGCAACAACTGGCCCACAAGCGCAGCGAGAAACCGCCAAAACTACCGCCCAGGGATAATATCTACTCGCACGATCTGATTCCAAAG CCGGACTACGATGACATCGATTTGGAAACCCGTATAAAACTGTCGCGTGGTAAATCGGACAAGGGCAAAGATAACAAGAAATATG ATGATCCCTACTACTGCGGCCTGCGGGCCCGAGTTCCGAACTTTGTGAAGTCCGGCAAGCCGATTCCCGCCCAGGTGGCCAAGGACCAGCGGGATGGCAATGGGAACAACATCGGGAACGGCGGCATCAGCACGCTCAGCCAGAAGAAAACGTCGATGATCCACAACCACCTGGGTGGCATGCATCCGCACCacattcagcagcagcagcaactgatGGCCGCGGCGGCGGCTGCGCATGCGGCACAGCACCACCATGCGGGTCAccagcgggagcagcagcagcaccaccagatTTGGCAGACTCGCAGCTATGAGAGCGGCATAG ATTCGGAGCTTGTTGAATCACCCTACAATCACATCTACGGACGCCATTTACCGCTGCCAACGCGCGGCTACGTGCCCACGCCACGCATGTTCATCGGGGAATGGGACTGA
- the LOC120446905 gene encoding uncharacterized protein LOC120446905 isoform X1: MVSRRKILSRSRDDLNLDQTFAQQEEEEDIWFQKDKLYKEHIQEVLDKWTQIDDEIWAKVIVFERNRRVAKAYARAPVLTINGSDDGFDGMRIGLCGFDNPMRDQKTDEMKRVIGQGVKIKMDDAGNILIRRYAKSNVYVKSTASSPNEETSIGAEILKLPNQALESEKIVKLFDMKKFQSNVNRELRRAYPDRRRLETQCLSSVAFVKSENDVLECPIWVLIVNVVAMDMLKSKLPPVQRPIVDIKNRPRIPIPDEDPYSVAGNGSGGSSGSSGFGSGHQAQLHPQQQLGKHLNGNGGGHVAATREQLLLQTQQLAHKRSEKPPKLPPRDNIYSHDLIPKPDYDDIDLETRIKLSRGKSDKGKDNKKYDDPYYCGLRARVPNFVKSGKPIPAQVAKDQRDGNGNNIGNGGISTLSQKKTSMIHNHLGGMHPHHIQQQQQLMAAAAAAHAAQHHHAGHQREQQQHHQIWQTRSYESGIGIYKQGGPNTAHQSHKSHALQMQMHQQLQLQHQQQQQPQSLPTDLTATTATATTKTQSTANQARPPHPHLHSHSNPHAHPHHRLHRHVHVRCERHAHLQQQHSAPQQQVQHQPQQQQHVLQQPYYDNLEDSVPRRVTRRHSTRRSAPEETSVCNCVSCYALAPLCGAVPPPRPQRSLSQQQLRRHQRLSGSLVEHEVRPAVVKWCSESDVSVLELEPTESTEPTNERYDDCYDYDDFDMAFDLDDDLGLTENIPRRKGTETVDMYMDRSHLRQLHAPAVLRTKSQSTESFFEQPNEEGSLYMYGGRKRIAVKAPSATNIYDRVRGSIDYTDRGRSAAGPRRGLCHKKPQLPAPSWRGGKRQEQAQNADKRQRYDNATNGNSNGNNSGNSSSNQHKRQLTNAKQDNEDMLKSKNYFNSKNKSIAAAANAAAAATTAAAKATSASANIAATSGGGGVDAGMGAGSGAGATGVAGGKTRGGSGPTMSPALATSPAANNATAASKAPSAPPPTATRAGRSASRLDISDMESIYGYLKPRKPRSLSLKKIQILDY; the protein is encoded by the exons atggTGTCGCGTCGAAAAATTCTATCACGTTCCCGCGACGATCTTAATCTCGACCAGACGTTCGCCCaacaggaggaggaggaggatatCTGGTTCCAGAAGGATAAACTATACAAG GAGCACATCCAGGAAGTGCTGGACAAATGGACCCAAATCGACGACGAGATCTGGGCCAAAGTGATCGTCTTCGAGCGGAATCGGCGCGTGGCCAAGGCGTACGCACGCGCTCCAGTGCTGACCATTAATGGATCCGACGATGGCTTCGACGGCATGCG aatTGGACTGTGTGGCTTCGACAATCCGATGAGGGATCAGAAGACCGACGAGATGAAGCGCGTCATCGGACAG GGTGTAAAAATCAAAATGGATGACGCTGGGAACATCCTCATCCGGCGGTACGCCAAAAGCAATGTCTACGTGAAGAGTACCGCCAGCAGTCCCAACGAGGAGACCTCCATCGGTGCCGAGATCTTAAAGCTGCCCAATCAGGCGCTCGAATCCGAAAAAATAGTCAAG CTCTTCGACATGAAGAAGTTCCAGTCGAATGTGAATCGCGAACTGCGACGCGCCTATCCGGATCGCCGCCGTTTGGAGACGCAGTGCCTCTCCTCGGTAGCGTTTGTCAAGTCGGAGAACGACGTCTTGGAGTGCCCCATCTGGGTGCTCATCGTCAACGTGGTGGCCATGGATATGCTGAAGAGCAAGCTGCCGCCAG TGCAACGTCCCATTGTGGACATCAAGAACCGCCCGCGCATTCCGATACCCGACGAGGATCCCTACAGCGTCGCGGGCAACGGAAGTGGAGGAAGTTCCGGCAGCTCTGGTTTCGGCAGTGGCCACCAGGCGCAACTGCATCCACAGCAACAGCTGGGCAAGCACCTCAATGGCAACGGAGGAGGACATGTGGCCGCCACGcgggagcagctgctgctccagacGCAACAACTGGCCCACAAGCGCAGCGAGAAACCGCCAAAACTACCGCCCAGGGATAATATCTACTCGCACGATCTGATTCCAAAG CCGGACTACGATGACATCGATTTGGAAACCCGTATAAAACTGTCGCGTGGTAAATCGGACAAGGGCAAAGATAACAAGAAATATG ATGATCCCTACTACTGCGGCCTGCGGGCCCGAGTTCCGAACTTTGTGAAGTCCGGCAAGCCGATTCCCGCCCAGGTGGCCAAGGACCAGCGGGATGGCAATGGGAACAACATCGGGAACGGCGGCATCAGCACGCTCAGCCAGAAGAAAACGTCGATGATCCACAACCACCTGGGTGGCATGCATCCGCACCacattcagcagcagcagcaactgatGGCCGCGGCGGCGGCTGCGCATGCGGCACAGCACCACCATGCGGGTCAccagcgggagcagcagcagcaccaccagatTTGGCAGACTCGCAGCTATGAGAGCGGCATAGGTATTTATAAACAGGGTGGGCCCAACACCGCCCACCAATCACACAAATCGCACGCACTGCAGATGCAAATGCatcagcaactgcaactgcaacatcaacaacagcaacaaccacagtCACTGCCAACGGACCTAACAGCAACcactgcaacagcaaccaccAAGACACAAAGCACAGCTAACCAAGCACGTCCGCCACATCCGCATCTGCATTCGCACTCGAATCCGCACGCACATCCGCACCACAGACTCCACCGGCATGTCCACGTCCGCTGCGAGAGGCACGCCcacttgcagcagcaacactcTGCACCGCAGCAACAAGTGCAGCAccagccgcaacagcagcaacatgtgcTGCAGCAACCGTACTACGACAATTTGGAAGACTCAGTGCCTCGCCGGGTGACAAGGCGCCACTCCACCCGTCGTTCTGCACCGGAGGAGACCTCCGTCTGCAACTGCGTGAGCTGCTATGCGCTGGCTCCCCTCTGTGGTGCAGTTCCTCCGCCACGTCCGCAAAGGAGCCTAAGTCAGCAGCAGTTGAGGCGTCACCAGCGGCTAAGTGGAAGCCTGGTGGAGCACGAGGTTAGGCCGGCAGTGGTGAAGTGGTGCAGCGAGAGCGATGTCTCGGTGCTGGAGCTGGAACCTACGGAATCTACGGAACCTACAAACGAACGATACGACGACTGCTACGACTACGACGACTTCGACATGGCATTCGACCTGGACGATGACCTGGGCTTGACCGAGAACATACCACGCCGCAAGGGCACCGAAACCGTTGACATGTACATGGATCGTTCCCATCTCCGCCAGCTGCATGCGCCGGCAGTGCTGCGCACCAAGTCGCAGTCCACCGAGAGCTTTTTCGAGCAGCCCAACGAGGAGGGCTCACTGTACATGTACGGCGGCAGGAAACGGATCGCGGTTAAGGCGCCGTCAGCAACTAACATCTATGACCGCGTGCGCGGCTCCATCGACTACACGGACAGGGGACGCAGTGCGGCAGGACCAAGACGGGGCCTGTGCCACAAGAAGCCCCAGCTGCCAGCGCCCAGTTGGCGAGGCGGCAAGCGACAGGAGCAGGCTCAAAACGCTGACAAAAGGCAAAGATATGACAATGCCACCAATGGcaacagcaatggcaacaacagcggcaacagcagcagcaaccagcaCAAAAGACAGCTAACGAACGCCAAGCAAGACAATGAGGACATGttgaaaagcaaaaattatttcaatagtaaaaacaaaagtatagcagcagccgcaaatgcagcagcagcagcaacaacagcagcagcgaaagcGACATCAGCATCAGCCAACATTGCAGCAACATCTGGAGGCGGTGGAGTGGATGCGGGAATGGGAGCGGGTTCGGGAGCAGGCGCAACAGGAGTTGCTGGTGGAAAGACCAGAGGAGGCAGTGGGCCAACAATGTCCCCAGCACTGGCCACCAGCCCAGCGGCAAACAATGCAACTGCGGCCAGTAAGGCACCTTCTGCTCCGCCTCCGACGGCCACCAGAGCCGGACGCAGTGCCAGCCGCCTTGACATCAGCGACATGGAGTCCATTTATGGCTACCTAAAGCCCCGCAAGCCGCGCAGCCTCAGCCTGAAGAAAATCCAAATACTCGACTACTAA
- the LOC120446908 gene encoding proteasome inhibitor PI31 subunit: MESGSAAKTGDFFYGWDLLYKTVQAEVDKKSDLLIALVHFLLTKHYNFRCVGIGDDKTLPEEEGSELLPDSWNDDDTKYSLRYVHDKMLYLLLGHITEDALLINLMDINTKKVSNICVEPETLVAAVKGGITTIMPTASEIVERYRRELLDPVFTGNSREVTTQTTTSPRPSGSDPDPLRIGEPRRGGSFIPGGFEPRPFGFPDIGRGDLDPLGRGGPGNLFSFPSRPNMGPGPLPRFDPFSPLNPNRPGQGGINPDHMRPPDWNPDYYM; the protein is encoded by the exons ATGGAGAGTGGATCGGCTGCCAAGACGGGCGATTTCTTCTACGGTTGGGATCTGCTGTACAAGACCGTCCAGGCTGAGGTCGACAAAAAGTCTGACCTGTTGATTGCCCTCGTCCACTTTCTGCTGACGAAGCACTACAATTTTCGTTGCGTTGGCATTGGCGATGAT AAAACTTTGCCGGAGGAGGAGGGCAGTGAGCTGCTGCCGGACAGCTGGAATGATGACGACACGAAGTACTCGCTGCGCTACGTGCACGATAAGATGCTCTACCTGTTGCTGGGCCACATCACCGAGGACGCCCTGCTGATCAACCTGATGGACATCAACACTAAGAAAGTGTCCAACATCTGCGTGGAACCAGAGACCCTGGTGGCTGCGGTCAAAGGCGGCATCACCACCATAATGCCGACAGCCTCGGAGATTGTTGAACGCTATCGTAGGGAGCTCCTGGACCCGGTTTTCACAGGCAACTCGCGCGAGGTCACCACACAAACGACCACCTCACCACGTCCCAGTGGATCGGATCCAGATCCCCTGCGCATCGGCGAGCCCAGGCGTGGCGG ATCTTTTATTCCAGGTGGATTCGAGCCTCGCCCTTTTGGCTTTCCGGACATTGGACGCGGGGATCTCGATCCACTAGGTCGCGGTGGTCCTGGTAACCTGTTCAGTTTTCCATCTCGACCAAATATGGGCCCGGGACCTTTGCCCCGCTTCGACCCGTTTAGTCCCCTCAATCCGAATAGGCCGGGACAGGGTGGAATCAATCCAGATCATATGCGCCCACCAGATTGGAATCCCGATTACTACATGTGA
- the LOC120446907 gene encoding beta-1,3-galactosyltransferase 1-like isoform X2, producing the protein MHIKFLDELKRLYGIVARIWPFIRRYKAIIILALFLVYRIYNLRSEPSKRIAPLSGWGRETPRSIGDYLDPTQNTALIVPRDFCRSKALLTIVVCSFVHHFERRRAIRMLWGNSTDFNYSTFVKLHGHLKGRYLNVLPERLRLYREYLSGEGNSLKASVRIVFILGRRNLASLRENEAVVREAERYNDIIQENFIDSYNNLTIKAVMALKHISQSCVNTTAFYFKCDDDTFVNVPNILHFLLGGTIPVNAFTAGFHYGNTYDVTSWRKRLTARREIMYGRAYCNVAPVANKFNKWYMPSYMFRGGVYPRYLCGSGYLLSIDVVPRLYKASLGTRIVHLEDMFVTGLCAEKAGIKRNGHPLFRSTYPYEADAQCTLKGSFTAHHAKDYIMWEA; encoded by the exons ATGCATATTAAGTTCTTAGACGAGCTTAAGCGGCTCTATGGGATCGTGGCAAGAATCTGGCCATTTATAAGGAGGTACAAGGCTATCATTATCCTTGCATTGTTTTTGGTCTACAGGATATATAATTTGAGGTCAGAACCAAGCAAGCGGATCG CTCCTCTGTCGGGATGGGGTCGTGAGACGCCCAGAAGTATAGGTGATTACCTGGATCCAACCCAGAATACGGCGCTCATTGTTCCGCGAGATTTCTGCCGGAGCAAGGCTCTTCTGACAATAGTAGTGTGCTCCTTTGTTCACCACTTTGAACGGCGGCGTGCCATCCGCATGCTTTGGGGCAACTCCACCGACTTCAACTACTCGACCTTTGTAAAGCTTCATGGCCATCTCAAAGGACGATACCTGAACGTGCTGCCCGAGCGTCTTAGACTGTATAGAGAGTATCTTAGTGGTGAGGGTAATTCTCTTAAGGCCTCTGTTCGGATCGTCTTCATTCTGGGCCGCAGAAACTTAGCTTCCCTCCGTGAGAATGAGGCAGTTGTCAGAGAGGCGGAGAGGTATAATGATATTATCCAGGAGAACTTCATAGACAGCTACAATAACTTGACCATCAAGGCTGTGATGGCGCTCAAGCACATCAGCCAGAGTTGTGTAAACACAACAGCCTTCTACTTCAAGTGCGACGACGACACATTCGTCAACGTGCCCAACATTCTGCACTTTCTGCTCGGAGGAACGATTCCTGTGAACGCGTTTACGGCAGGATTCCATTACGGCAACACGTACGACGTCACTTCGTGGCGAAAACGATTGACGGCCCGCAGAGAGATCATGTACGGACGCGCGTACTGCAATGTAGCGCCGGTCGCCAATAAGTTTAACAAATGGTACATGCCATCGTACATGTTCCGGGGCGGTGTGTATCCGAGGTACTTGTGCGGATCCGGCTACTTGCTGTCCATAGATGTGGTGCCACGTCTGTACAAGGCGTCGCTGGGCACTAGGATTGTGCACTTGGAGGACATGTTTGTGACCGGACTGTGTGCAGAGAAGGCTGGCATCAAGCGAAACGGCCACCCGCTTTTCAGGTCCACTTATCCCTATGAGGCGGATGCACAGTGCACCCTCAAAGGAAGCTTCACTGCTCACCATGCAAAGGATTACATCATGTGGGAGGCCTG A